Part of the Lolium rigidum isolate FL_2022 chromosome 6, APGP_CSIRO_Lrig_0.1, whole genome shotgun sequence genome, accggcgtgggctgctcaacctccaCCACCGCGGCAACACCGGCGTATGTTCCACTGCTTGTCAACTGGCCGTGGCCGATACCGGATCTCGTCGTgatcgacgatgatgacgagtagGCGCATGCCTTATTtaggttttatattttattttcctttctattACTATGTAATTTATGTTGGACGGTACTACACGGCGGCGCCGCACCAAAGGATGATCCGTGCGGCGGATTCCACCTATCTaatatacatacatgcatgcagtgACATGCATTTACGTCATCAAGATTCCCTCCAATTTGTAAATTGAAAAATCATTATCTCTCAAACCGTTGATCCGTTCGACAATCCGCTTTCACCATAGGCTTAGTTAcgatgagatcttcaaaactagatctcatatTGGTATGTTTTGAGAACTTTTTTTTCTATCAGTAATTGCCAGATTATTATCACTAACTTACCAGATTATTCATTACTTAGTtgcaagattataataagttggtTGTTCGGTTCATGTATATTATTCTACATCAATGTAAAGAATTTGTGTGGAATGATATCATCCCTTAGCTTTTAGAGACACTTGAACACCGTTCATCAGCTACGCATATCATTGCAATATTTATAGATGAGTAAAATTTTATCCAATAACTATGTACAATTATCATAGCATGTTCGTTGCTAATCTGGCAACCATATTACTATAACCTGAAATTGGTGTCACACACATAGTGTAGTTGTGCATATTAATACAATGTTTAAAAGACATGTAAAAACTTATCCGGCAGCCATGTATAATTATTGTGATAGCTGTTTGATATTAATATGGTAACTGATGCGGCGAAAAAAAATCATCAAAACATAGCAACAACagatctagttttgaagcccCCGCGGTGCAAGCGGATCTTAAATTGGATAAACCAACTGGAAGAAAAATCATTTTTAATTTTCAAATTCTACTAGTACTAATGCAATAATGTTATTGTGAGCTGgcacattaatgcatgcatgtacgtAGTCAGTCCTATTAGAGGAGAGCACCAAAAAACTGCCGCcgcacaagattgcatggagtgcgGCGCTTCTCGTTAGATTTTTCCATTTATGTTTTTATGTTACAAATGCAAAATCGAAAAAACTACGTTATGTCGCTGGAGCTACTCCGATGGAACTGAACACGCGATCGATTTTAACCATTTAAACCGATGCAAACAAAACGTGCGCGGATATTTTGGATGTCGGAAATGGGTCACCCCGTCAAAGATGCTTTAAGCTGCAAGAGGTCTGAACGGCCTAGTCTTTGTTCTTCAGCGGAGCCTGATCTGCCCAGCTGTGAATAGAGTTGCAGGCTTCCGGCCATCAAAGCAACATCTCGTTCAAAAAGAAGAAGGAGAGTAGCGGACTGGAACCTACCTTGAAGGAATCGCGGGCGTGGGCGTTGCCAGTTTGTTGGCGCAGGTTTTCGCCGCCCCCAAGTTGCCAACGATTTGGCAAGAATAGCAAAGGCACGGGCGCGGCAGACCGGGCAAGCCAAATATTTGGTGTCCATCCAAACCACAGCCAATTCTTGTTGGCTTGCcaattttttggcatggcagccATTGGTTGTAAACCAAACATACCCATAAATTCACTCCCCAGGCCACACTACTAGACCCAGTCTCCTCTGTCTTGCCACGTCCCATCGCAGCATTGACAACCGCCTACCCATCCTACAGGAAGAAGAGCACCAATATCGGCTTCTGGAGTAAATCCTTTGTAGGGCAAACGATGGGGGCTGGATTGAGGATCGAGAGGGACAGCGGGCCGAGCGCCAAGAAGAGGAGAGAAGGGGAGATCTGCGGCGGCGaccgcgacgaggaggaggaggacgacgagggcgAGTACGAGCAGATGGTTTCCGTTGGCAGCAACTGCGGCATCATCGCTTTGGAGGCGCTGGACTGCACCGTCTGCAACCACCCCCTCCGGCCACCAATCTTGCAGGTCCTCACCCTCTTCCTTTGCCCTCCCTAGTTATTATTAGTTAACACCGTCTAGATCTTCCAATATTGCGTTGGGAACTTGGGGATGCCTGCTGCTGGGGATGGttctttcttcttttgttttcagTAAAAAAATAGGAGAAGTTCAGATACAGCCTACAGGTTCAGATAGAGATTATAGACATGGTGCTCAGCTAAAATCAAATGAACGCACACTTTATATCACCCTACACGCACACACCTTGCCATTGCAGCTAAGTGTTGGCCCATGTCTTCACTTAAGCTTACATAAAGATTTTGTTTTCTCATAACAGTTCTGAATTAACGACGCTACAGGTTCAAATAGAGATTATAGACATGATGCACAGCTAAAATCGTATATCACCCTACGCGCACACACCTTGCCGCTATAGCTAAGTGTTGGCCCACGTCTTCACTTAAGCTTACATAGAGATTTTGTTTTGTCATAACAGTTCTGCATGAACGACAATGGAAGCTTTAACTTTCTGAAAGAGTTTAAGTTGACCTCGTATTCCCAATTTTGAGTATGCTCAAATGTTCCTAGCACAAGCTTAGCAACAAGCTGCATCTTTCTCATAGCATTTTACATTTCCTGTAATTTTTTGATATACAGTGCGCCACTGGGCATGTGATTTGTATGTCCTGCCATCGCAAGCTCCGGAACAAGGACAGGTGCTACGTGTGCTCCATTACTGGCGGCTATCAACGCTGCATCGTGCTCGAGAAAATCCTGGAGTCTGTCCAGATCCCTTGCTCCAATACCATGTACGGTTGCACCGTCAAGACACATTACCTCGAGGGAGCAGATCATGACAAGTCGTGCCCATGTGCACCGTGCTTCTGCCCTGATCCTAGTTGTCACTTTACTGGCTCAACCGCAGAGCTCCTTGACCATCTCACCCATACGGACAACTGGCCGGCAACTGAGTTCGAGTACGGACAGCGTTTTGACCTGCAGATCCAGGAAGGAATGCACGTTCTCTACACAAGGGAGGATGGCACCCTGTTGCTGGTAAAATTCACGCCGGTGCCGCCTTTCGGCAATGCTGTCTCCATCATGTGTGTTGATCCTCATGCCGTGGCGGGGGACCGCAAGTTCAGGTGCCTGGTTGGTTCCAACTGCAGCACCGATAGTTGGCATTCAGATTTCCGTACCATAAGCACCAATCTGTCCAACGACTTACCGACGGAGGATGGCAGCTACTCATTGGTTGTGCCGACTCTTTCTTGTTACAGCGGCATCAATGTCACTATCTCAAAGGTTACGGTGCTGTAGTCGGGGAGCTCTTCGCCACTCACGCTGACAGGTTGTGTGCTACTTAAGGATTGTTTCCTCAGTTCATCACTTGTTGAACGTTTTATTATTCAACCTCGAGGCtttagtactttggttgtgtgcatcttcggCCGTAGAGATTCTACTTGTGTCTTAAGTTATCTATGTGTTTGAATTGCATGCTGCAATCTGAAGTCATGGCTGATCTGCATTATACTGCCAGTAACAAACTGCAATCAAATCACGTCTCTTGGACAATTAGCAGCTACATTGTTATGTAATGCTCATTCCAGCTTGGTTGCTGCTCTAAACTCTGCATATGTAATGTATTCGTTTTGCTCGTGCTGTTAGCTAGAATGGCTGCTTTAATATAGATGCAGGCATTTCACTGTCCGTCAGTCCAATGGATGTTGTAGTATTGTGGAAGTGAATGACTCTGTCTTCCTATTGGTAAAGCTGGTTTAATTAACCGTCCAGCCGGTTGAATTTAGTATTGGAATCACTCTACCGAAATTTCAGTTGAATTTGTGCTGTTTTTTTCTTTCTTAAAATGTAGGTTGACATTTGTGCAAAATGTCGCCAAATCATATCTATTTCTATTTTCTGATTACTGAAAATACTTACCTGAAATTTTAGGAGCATTTCAATGATATGTCACTCGATCGTACAGAGTAATCACAAAATATATAATTGTTTCCTCGTTCCATCACTTGTTGAATGTTTTATTTTCCAGACATGACTGATGTGCATGCTACTGCTACATTACATCAACACACTGCCATCGAACCATTTCTCTTAGATAATTAGCAGCTACAGAGTATATTGTTATGTAAGGCTCATTCTACCTTTGCTGCTGCTCTGAACTCTACGTATGTATAATGGGTTGTTTCCCTCGTGCTGCCAGCTAGACTGTCTGTTTTAATATAGAttcttctagtatttcagtttcaGTGAGTCGAATGGATGAAGTAGGCTGGATCCTGTCTTGCTATTGGTAAAGCTTGAAACTGCCATTTACTGTCCTGTCCAGTCGGTTCAAGCAAAGCTGTGCATACTTTACCATCATTCGACCGAATTTCAGTGGAATGTTGTGAAACAGTAGATAGATATTTGTGCCAAGTGTTGACAAAACATTCTATTTCTATTTAGTGGTTACTGAATGTACTTACCTGGAATTTTAGGAGCACTTCAATGATATATCACTTGATCGTACAGAGTAGAGCATTATATAGAGAATCTCGGAAAGTGATGAACAAAGCTCCataaaaattaaaacccaaaaaaaTGTATTCCACTTTATACCTTAGTGTGCACTTGTTACATAAATTACCCAATTAAGAAAATCTTACCAATCTTTTCCCCACGTCTATACTAGTATTATATTGGAGGGTTGTTGATCATCAAATGCGTTTGATGAAGGAGATATGAAACATCTTGTCCATCTAATTACTCTAACATCTTCGCCTCAACTTTACGTTTGGATCGTAAACACTACCTACGAAATTGTAGCTCATGGGCCAGGTCATCGTATCAGAAATTGTCCTCTGCGCCAAACTTGTTCTTTCTGTCATTTATTAGGCCATGACCGCCGAAAATGTGGTGATACGGGTCATTCTTTTAAGCACTGTCTTAGCCGTAAGCGATGGGTTAAGAAAGGAACAGTTTACCTGAAAAGGAGATAATAACACAGTGCAGAGGTAGAGCTACTTGCTGACAACGCGATGACTCGTGGTCTCGTGCACAAGACTCGAGCTTGATCTTTTTCAGAGCAAGGGGGGTGATGTCGAGCTTTGCAGTACCTAATGAAGACCGGCACATCGCATCATTTCCATACACGCCATGTTGTTGGATAGAAGAGATACATGATCATATATACTTTTTTTTATTATTGCTGTCTGTTTCCAAAAC contains:
- the LOC124667512 gene encoding putative E3 ubiquitin-protein ligase SINA-like 6; this translates as MGAGLRIERDSGPSAKKRREGEICGGDRDEEEEDDEGEYEQMVSVGSNCGIIALEALDCTVCNHPLRPPILQCATGHVICMSCHRKLRNKDRCYVCSITGGYQRCIVLEKILESVQIPCSNTMYGCTVKTHYLEGADHDKSCPCAPCFCPDPSCHFTGSTAELLDHLTHTDNWPATEFEYGQRFDLQIQEGMHVLYTREDGTLLLVKFTPVPPFGNAVSIMCVDPHAVAGDRKFRCLVGSNCSTDSWHSDFRTISTNLSNDLPTEDGSYSLVVPTLSCYSGINVTISKVTVL